Proteins encoded within one genomic window of Companilactobacillus zhachilii:
- a CDS encoding GtrA family protein produces the protein MNKKTDLNEESPLTKVIDDVSEGINDAGTVFNSEETPVIKDSTGKEAVRYLLWGLLSVIVNFGTFFLLYHTLHLNYQFANIVAWFLGVQVGFWVDRIIVFRHKSNTAFKEMLAFYGTRILTFLIETATLWVGISLLSANGTGSKIVGQILAIIGNYVLSKFFIFKNKH, from the coding sequence ATGAACAAAAAAACAGATCTTAACGAAGAAAGTCCATTAACAAAAGTCATTGATGATGTTTCAGAGGGTATTAATGATGCTGGAACTGTTTTTAATTCTGAAGAAACGCCAGTAATCAAAGACAGCACCGGTAAAGAAGCTGTTCGCTATTTACTTTGGGGATTACTTTCAGTCATCGTAAATTTTGGGACATTCTTCCTGCTGTACCACACATTGCATTTAAATTATCAATTCGCTAATATCGTCGCTTGGTTCCTCGGTGTACAAGTCGGCTTCTGGGTTGATCGAATCATTGTTTTCCGTCACAAATCCAATACCGCCTTTAAAGAAATGTTGGCTTTCTATGGTACAAGAATTTTAACTTTCTTAATTGAAACAGCGACACTTTGGGTTGGAATTTCCTTACTTAGCGCCAACGGAACTGGCTCGAAAATTGTCGGACAAATTTTAGCTATTATTGGTAACTATGTTTTATCAAAATTCTTTATTTTCAAAAATAAACACTAA
- a CDS encoding copper-translocating P-type ATPase, with amino-acid sequence MTITKRFWISLIFSIPMLIGMILMPFGIMVPGSEWIQFVLTTVVMGVAARPFVQSAWASFKKHHSNMDTLVAIGTATAYIYSIYAMFTHQAVFFESAAFVITFVLLGQVFEERMRNNASNAIEKLVDLQAKDAEVMRDGKLVQVPLSEIVAGDIIRVKPGQKIAVDGVITEGSSTVDESMVTGESMPVAKNIGDKVIGSTMNSNGTFMFKAEKVGSDTMLSQIVELVKKAQNSHAPIQNLTDKVSEIFVPVVLSLSILTFLVWYVFLGATLASALIYAVSVVVIACPCALGLATPTALMVGTGRGAKMGILIKNGEVLEEVNDVKTVVFDKTGTITKGKPEVTDIVGDDKQVLAIAAALEESSEHPLATAILDRAKTDEIPAATVSNFQAIEGKGVSATINNQQAFVGNDKLLNDIKIASELRDQMIRLQDEAKTVVFVGLNREIIGLIAIQDAPKETSKEAIATLKSRGLRTVMLTGDNERVANAIAQDVGIDEVIANVLPGDKADHVETLQKQGKVAFVGDGINDAPALTMADVGIAMGSGTDIAIESGGIVLMKNDLRDVAKALELSRKTFNRIKLNLFWAFVYNVLGIPVAAGLFFAIGFTLSPELAGLAMAFSSLSVVTSSVLLNKAKISGDVKTA; translated from the coding sequence ATGACTATCACAAAACGTTTTTGGATTTCATTGATTTTTTCTATTCCAATGTTGATTGGAATGATCTTGATGCCTTTTGGAATTATGGTTCCAGGTAGTGAGTGGATTCAGTTTGTTTTAACAACTGTTGTGATGGGTGTGGCGGCTCGTCCGTTTGTTCAGAGTGCTTGGGCGTCATTTAAGAAGCATCACTCAAATATGGATACTTTGGTAGCGATTGGGACTGCTACGGCTTATATTTATAGTATTTATGCAATGTTCACGCACCAAGCGGTCTTTTTCGAAAGTGCTGCTTTTGTTATCACGTTTGTTTTGTTAGGACAAGTTTTTGAAGAAAGAATGCGTAACAATGCTTCCAACGCAATTGAGAAGTTGGTTGATCTGCAGGCCAAAGATGCCGAGGTTATGCGTGATGGTAAGTTGGTTCAAGTGCCATTGTCAGAAATCGTGGCTGGAGATATTATTCGAGTTAAACCGGGTCAAAAGATTGCTGTGGATGGTGTGATTACTGAAGGTAGCTCGACGGTTGATGAATCAATGGTGACTGGTGAAAGTATGCCGGTTGCTAAAAATATCGGTGACAAAGTTATCGGTTCGACGATGAATAGTAACGGAACTTTTATGTTTAAAGCTGAGAAGGTCGGTTCTGATACTATGCTTTCGCAAATTGTGGAATTAGTTAAGAAAGCACAAAATAGTCATGCGCCAATTCAAAATTTAACCGATAAAGTATCGGAGATTTTTGTACCAGTTGTTTTAAGTTTGTCGATTTTAACATTCTTAGTTTGGTATGTTTTCCTTGGCGCTACCTTAGCTAGTGCTTTGATTTACGCGGTATCAGTAGTAGTTATTGCCTGTCCATGTGCGTTAGGCTTGGCTACTCCAACTGCCTTGATGGTAGGAACTGGTCGAGGTGCTAAAATGGGTATCTTGATCAAGAATGGTGAAGTTTTGGAAGAAGTTAACGATGTTAAAACAGTTGTCTTTGATAAAACTGGTACTATCACTAAAGGTAAGCCAGAAGTAACTGATATCGTCGGTGATGACAAGCAAGTTTTGGCAATTGCGGCTGCTTTGGAAGAGTCATCAGAGCATCCTTTGGCTACAGCTATTTTAGATAGGGCCAAAACTGATGAGATTCCCGCTGCCACAGTTTCAAATTTCCAAGCGATTGAAGGTAAAGGTGTTTCTGCCACAATCAATAATCAACAAGCCTTCGTTGGAAATGATAAGTTATTGAATGATATTAAAATTGCTTCCGAATTGAGAGATCAAATGATTCGTCTACAAGATGAAGCTAAAACGGTTGTCTTTGTCGGCTTGAATCGTGAGATTATCGGTTTGATTGCCATTCAAGATGCTCCAAAGGAAACTTCCAAAGAGGCCATTGCCACATTGAAATCACGTGGTTTGAGAACTGTTATGTTAACTGGTGATAATGAGCGTGTTGCTAATGCCATTGCCCAAGATGTTGGGATTGATGAAGTTATCGCTAATGTTTTGCCAGGTGATAAAGCAGATCACGTGGAAACACTACAAAAGCAAGGTAAAGTGGCCTTTGTTGGTGATGGTATCAATGATGCTCCAGCGTTAACAATGGCTGACGTCGGGATTGCCATGGGTTCAGGAACTGATATTGCAATCGAATCCGGTGGGATTGTCTTGATGAAGAATGACCTTCGTGATGTTGCCAAAGCTTTGGAATTGAGTAGAAAGACGTTTAATCGTATCAAGCTCAACTTGTTCTGGGCTTTCGTTTACAATGTGTTAGGTATTCCAGTAGCTGCTGGTTTATTCTTTGCCATTGGATTTACACTCAGTCCAGAATTAGCAGGCCTAGCGATGGCGTTTAGTTCATTGTCAGTTGTGACAAGTTCAGTATTGTTGAACAAAGCTAAGATTTCTGGAGATGTCAAAACAGCATAA
- a CDS encoding cupredoxin domain-containing protein: MTRIIVLIAGLAVIGFIFWWFFGKHEVASATADVSGNNQSVDVEVNGGYSPEVVTLKKGVPATLNFTRKDASSCLDRVVFSDFGINKELPQNEKQAIEIDTSKAGEYQWACGMDMFHGKVIVK; the protein is encoded by the coding sequence ATGACAAGAATTATTGTTTTAATTGCAGGATTAGCCGTTATTGGTTTTATTTTTTGGTGGTTCTTCGGTAAACATGAAGTTGCCAGTGCCACGGCTGATGTGTCAGGTAATAATCAAAGTGTTGACGTTGAAGTTAACGGTGGCTATTCACCAGAAGTAGTTACTTTAAAGAAAGGTGTACCAGCCACATTGAATTTTACAAGAAAAGATGCTTCTAGTTGTTTGGACCGAGTAGTCTTTTCAGATTTTGGTATTAATAAGGAACTACCACAAAATGAAAAACAAGCAATTGAAATTGATACAAGTAAAGCTGGCGAGTATCAATGGGCTTGTGGAATGGATATGTTTCATGGAAAAGTAATCGTTAAATAG
- a CDS encoding pentapeptide repeat-containing protein yields MYHPKINEDYLESASFFDIFNEEDYFLTGRSIEGEFVEEQIIRHPIIEQTIFEHVTFSQCDFDKLELTDVIFKGCDLSNCLLTEASLYRVEFHNCKMIGVNFDKSYFNNVVFDNCLLDLANINQANFKESNFQSSSLKDVSFSDNKLKQVLFDDCELNKMSILNTKLKGIDFSTCRFETIDIEELGIKGLKVNSEQASFLARYFLGIKVSS; encoded by the coding sequence ATGTATCATCCTAAAATCAATGAAGATTATTTAGAGTCAGCATCATTTTTCGACATTTTTAATGAGGAAGATTACTTTTTGACGGGTAGAAGTATTGAAGGTGAGTTTGTTGAAGAACAGATTATTCGTCATCCCATTATTGAACAGACGATTTTTGAACATGTGACGTTCAGTCAGTGTGATTTTGATAAATTGGAGTTAACGGATGTTATTTTTAAGGGTTGTGATTTATCTAATTGTTTATTAACTGAAGCTAGTTTGTATCGTGTAGAGTTTCATAACTGCAAGATGATTGGGGTTAATTTTGATAAGTCGTACTTTAATAATGTGGTTTTTGATAATTGTCTGCTAGATTTGGCGAATATCAATCAAGCAAATTTTAAAGAATCTAATTTTCAATCTAGTAGTTTAAAAGATGTTAGTTTTAGTGATAATAAATTGAAGCAAGTCTTGTTTGACGATTGTGAGTTGAATAAGATGTCGATTTTGAATACTAAATTAAAGGGGATTGATTTTAGCACTTGTCGTTTTGAAACAATAGATATTGAAGAGTTAGGAATTAAGGGTTTGAAAGTGAATTCTGAGCAAGCAAGCTTTTTGGCACGATATTTTCTTGGTATCAAGGTATCTTCTTGA
- a CDS encoding ABC transporter ATP-binding protein: MTSLISVNHLNKSYGKKEILHDISFDIPNHQIVALIGENGAGKSTLINILLNLVSANSGTVSILDSQKNFHEHIGVMMQQNISITRITVKEILKLTQSYYQHPLPYETLIKLADLKDLENSEMPKLSGGQKRRLSFALAIAGNPDLLFLDEPTAGMDSQSRTKFWQDIMTMKDQHKTIFVTSHYLEELETVADRIMILQNKSISFDGTLADLRNLEGEKLIEFDSQLTPELFQKLPEVIVLEHIGQHYQLTTKDAESLIHEITPYLTAITNLQVKQNSLDSLFINFNKEGVPHE, translated from the coding sequence ATGACTTCATTAATTAGTGTTAATCATTTAAACAAAAGCTATGGCAAAAAAGAAATCTTACACGATATTAGTTTCGACATCCCCAACCATCAAATCGTCGCCTTAATTGGTGAAAATGGTGCCGGAAAATCAACTTTGATCAACATCTTGCTTAACTTGGTTTCTGCGAATTCTGGTACTGTCAGTATTTTAGATTCTCAAAAGAACTTCCATGAACATATCGGTGTCATGATGCAACAAAATATTTCCATCACTCGAATCACCGTGAAAGAAATCTTAAAACTAACGCAAAGTTATTACCAACATCCACTACCTTACGAAACTTTAATTAAACTGGCTGACTTAAAGGATTTAGAGAATTCCGAGATGCCCAAATTATCTGGTGGGCAAAAGCGACGATTATCATTTGCCCTAGCAATTGCCGGCAATCCCGATTTATTATTTCTCGATGAACCAACCGCGGGGATGGATAGTCAAAGCCGGACTAAATTTTGGCAAGATATCATGACTATGAAAGACCAACATAAAACAATCTTCGTAACAAGTCACTATTTAGAAGAACTAGAGACCGTTGCTGACCGAATTATGATTTTACAAAATAAATCTATTAGTTTTGACGGTACCCTTGCTGATTTACGTAATTTAGAAGGAGAAAAACTAATTGAATTTGATAGTCAATTGACACCTGAACTTTTCCAAAAATTGCCAGAAGTTATTGTTCTTGAACATATCGGACAACATTATCAACTCACAACGAAGGATGCTGAATCATTGATCCACGAAATAACCCCTTATTTAACTGCCATTACAAACTTGCAGGTGAAACAAAATTCACTCGATTCACTATTTATCAATTTTAATAAAGAAGGTGTTCCACATGAGTAG
- a CDS encoding ABC transporter permease: MSSFIYQVQINFKRIILRNKRFFFFDVVLPIFFYVLYSKIFVGNANQAELKIWQLNYLISMIIYGCLLGSTITVANTLLEDQTSHFDTLSRLTPLPRWKYYLSRVIIFLLLNLIAAVGICITGIFINHLSLPIKTWSFIILATLIGTIPLILIGILISLSGNPATVNLLNNLVTFPLAILSGLWMPMSAMPTWVQSIGKLTPTFQLSKIDKALLNSKAIDNSSIIGITIWFLVLSVGTLLVMKYQKNRELTFA, from the coding sequence ATGAGTAGCTTTATTTATCAAGTTCAAATAAACTTTAAACGTATTATTCTCCGCAACAAGCGTTTCTTTTTCTTTGATGTTGTTCTGCCAATTTTCTTCTATGTTTTATACTCTAAAATATTTGTCGGCAACGCTAACCAAGCTGAGTTGAAAATCTGGCAATTAAACTATCTTATCAGCATGATTATTTACGGTTGCCTATTAGGTTCCACAATCACCGTTGCTAATACCTTACTAGAAGATCAGACCAGTCATTTTGATACACTCTCACGCTTAACGCCTTTACCTAGATGGAAATATTATTTGTCACGTGTGATAATTTTTCTACTATTAAATTTAATTGCCGCTGTCGGTATTTGTATCACTGGAATCTTCATTAACCATTTATCATTGCCAATCAAAACTTGGTCTTTCATCATCCTAGCAACACTTATTGGCACTATTCCGCTTATTCTTATCGGGATTCTTATTTCTCTATCAGGCAATCCCGCAACCGTGAACTTACTAAATAATCTGGTCACCTTTCCTTTGGCAATCCTCAGTGGGCTCTGGATGCCTATGAGTGCCATGCCTACCTGGGTTCAAAGTATTGGTAAATTAACCCCCACTTTCCAATTATCAAAAATTGATAAAGCACTCCTCAATAGTAAAGCAATAGACAATTCGTCAATTATAGGCATTACAATTTGGTTCCTCGTTCTTAGTGTGGGAACCTTACTAGTGATGAAGTATCAGAAAAATCGGGAGTTGACCTTCGCATGA
- a CDS encoding sensor histidine kinase, with protein sequence MKLYRDGYVINRWLPIQITGQLLITTYLVYQYGLGTLFIYTAWEIGSLPFKKSQFYKYTALYLVFSVFCIIGDSIYNFEQYQLFGIIITMFFAIGSPFAARSLGNSYRRLYSLKQNNKRLETIIKQQERERIAKDLHDNLGQSFSLITLKAELANKLIDKNPNQARQEIKDIAAASRENLAMVRKIVSDLNQKSIAEAMIEEERNLHLVNIMQSSHNEKISVNWPIPIQTALAAIIKEASTNIIRYSQAHIATFDFDEDDENYYLSIKDDGVGYQQGQKDSFGITGMAQRLASINGTIAIESNQGIVLKTKIQKDK encoded by the coding sequence TTGAAATTATACCGTGATGGCTATGTAATAAATCGCTGGCTACCAATTCAAATAACCGGTCAATTACTTATAACGACCTATCTAGTCTACCAATATGGCTTGGGAACCCTCTTTATTTATACGGCTTGGGAGATTGGTTCATTGCCATTCAAAAAGAGTCAATTTTACAAATATACGGCCCTCTATCTAGTTTTCAGTGTCTTTTGTATCATCGGCGATTCAATCTACAATTTTGAGCAATATCAACTCTTCGGAATTATTATCACGATGTTTTTCGCTATTGGATCTCCCTTTGCGGCTCGCTCACTAGGCAACAGCTATCGGCGTTTATATAGTTTAAAGCAAAACAATAAGCGTTTGGAAACTATTATTAAACAACAAGAACGTGAACGAATTGCCAAAGATCTACATGATAATCTTGGTCAATCTTTCTCACTGATTACTCTGAAAGCTGAATTGGCCAATAAATTAATTGATAAAAATCCTAATCAAGCACGACAAGAAATTAAAGATATCGCCGCCGCATCAAGAGAAAACCTCGCCATGGTTCGAAAAATCGTCAGTGATTTGAATCAGAAATCAATTGCTGAAGCCATGATAGAAGAAGAACGCAATTTACATTTGGTTAATATCATGCAAAGTTCGCATAACGAAAAAATTTCAGTTAACTGGCCAATCCCCATTCAAACTGCTTTAGCCGCCATTATTAAAGAGGCCTCGACTAATATTATTCGGTACAGCCAAGCACATATTGCCACTTTTGACTTTGATGAGGATGATGAAAATTACTACCTATCTATTAAAGATGATGGTGTTGGATATCAACAAGGTCAAAAAGACTCCTTTGGTATAACCGGCATGGCCCAACGACTAGCTAGCATTAATGGCACTATTGCCATCGAATCTAATCAAGGTATCGTTTTAAAAACTAAGATTCAAAAGGACAAGTAA
- a CDS encoding response regulator transcription factor, producing the protein MTTIFLAEDQKLLNTALATLLGLEDDLEVIGTATNGETALASIITKNPDVAILDIEMPDLSGLDVAQQIHLLKLPIKVIILTTFANAEYFAQAVAAKVNGYLLKDNPTDQLVKAIHEVLDGKTIFSPELVSTIISAEQNPLTKRELDVLREIKTGKSSKEIAKAVFLSEGTVRNYISSILSKTGTSSRIEALNVAEKNKWI; encoded by the coding sequence ATGACAACAATATTTCTGGCAGAAGATCAAAAACTTTTGAACACAGCCTTAGCAACTTTACTCGGTTTGGAAGATGACCTCGAGGTTATCGGCACCGCTACCAATGGTGAAACTGCTTTAGCATCTATTATCACCAAAAATCCCGACGTGGCTATTCTCGACATCGAAATGCCTGATCTATCCGGATTGGACGTAGCCCAACAAATTCATTTATTGAAACTACCTATTAAAGTCATTATTTTAACAACCTTTGCCAATGCAGAATATTTTGCCCAAGCAGTGGCAGCGAAGGTTAATGGATATCTGTTGAAAGATAATCCAACTGATCAATTGGTCAAAGCAATCCATGAAGTCTTAGATGGGAAAACTATCTTCTCGCCAGAATTAGTTTCAACCATTATCTCGGCTGAACAAAATCCCTTAACAAAGCGCGAGTTAGATGTTCTAAGAGAAATTAAAACCGGAAAAAGTAGTAAGGAGATTGCTAAAGCAGTCTTTTTGTCAGAAGGAACCGTTAGAAATTATATTTCTTCTATTCTTAGTAAGACCGGAACTTCTTCACGAATTGAAGCTTTGAATGTTGCTGAGAAGAATAAATGGATATAA
- a CDS encoding ASCH domain-containing protein codes for MKDIMDMHLNHQPFMAIKNGTKTIEVRLNDEKRSQLKVGDKIQFTDLATGESLITEILGLEQFPTFKKLFTKYAGTVIGSPENESIDELDKENQEIYSRKMERQYGALAIKIRLIK; via the coding sequence GTGAAAGATATTATGGATATGCATCTAAATCATCAACCATTCATGGCAATAAAGAATGGAACTAAGACAATTGAAGTTAGGCTGAATGATGAAAAGCGTTCACAGTTAAAGGTTGGTGACAAAATTCAGTTTACCGACTTGGCAACTGGAGAAAGTTTAATTACTGAAATATTAGGGCTTGAGCAATTTCCAACGTTTAAAAAACTATTTACCAAATATGCTGGTACGGTGATTGGTAGTCCTGAGAATGAGTCTATTGATGAACTTGATAAGGAAAACCAAGAGATTTATTCTCGAAAAATGGAACGACAATATGGAGCTTTGGCAATAAAGATTAGATTAATAAAGTAA
- a CDS encoding glycerophosphoryl diester phosphodiesterase membrane domain-containing protein — protein MGSWTEFRKQNRNFWKNFWKYGQIIILIQLIINFILVPVLNFMANGINYLGNVNYISYSNAMNLIMHKPLVVLGLILVLLILLLLVFAQFTLMLVSFQAIKSNASLSWWDYLKSVSKNLFGLPFKAFGFFLLYFLIITPFGSFGMSSSLLSKVKIPQFIIDWLFQEHLPLGILLVILYIIIFYIGLRWLFVLPLMIFENKDIKDAIIRSWQMTRGKILYYLGMFLILIGAITIFVMVSTSIFIGLQAIIDNVSFLKAIDFPMAVVNLTIIQLLNYCVSLYASAISVLILLSHTHTHYFYPRKNHRSHKWFWGILGTAVIVSFVGYDTLYFNDLLLTPPVTISHRGVDDGNGVQNTIQSLEATAKEKPDYIEMDVQETKDHQFVVFHDNTLKGLAGINKRPSQMTLNELKQTQIHENGKTTYIASFDDYLATATRLNQKLLVELKSVPGNKKDFVKLFAKKYQKQLLKNKDMVHSLSYSYIEETKNLMPKITTSYILPFNLFGVPFTNANAFTMEYTTLNQSFIENAHLQQKKVFAWTANDEESMDRMIFIGADGVITDNLSELQTENDNLFNNTSYTKRITAYISQMQDPFE, from the coding sequence ATGGGGTCATGGACCGAATTTCGTAAACAAAACCGCAATTTCTGGAAAAACTTCTGGAAATACGGTCAAATTATTATTTTAATTCAACTGATTATTAACTTCATTTTAGTACCAGTTTTAAATTTTATGGCAAATGGTATTAACTATCTAGGAAATGTTAACTATATTTCTTATAGCAACGCCATGAATTTAATTATGCACAAACCACTGGTCGTTTTGGGACTAATTTTAGTATTGCTCATTTTACTACTGTTAGTCTTCGCTCAATTCACATTAATGTTGGTCAGTTTTCAGGCCATCAAATCTAATGCCAGTCTGAGTTGGTGGGATTATCTCAAAAGTGTTAGTAAAAATCTCTTTGGCTTGCCATTCAAGGCATTCGGATTCTTTTTATTATACTTTTTAATTATTACACCTTTTGGTAGTTTTGGGATGTCTTCAAGTCTCTTAAGCAAAGTCAAAATTCCGCAATTTATTATTGATTGGCTTTTCCAAGAACATCTACCTTTAGGAATACTATTAGTTATTTTATATATCATTATTTTCTACATTGGGCTGCGTTGGCTTTTCGTTTTGCCACTTATGATCTTTGAAAATAAAGATATTAAAGATGCTATCATTCGCAGTTGGCAGATGACTCGTGGGAAAATCCTTTATTATCTAGGAATGTTCTTAATTTTAATTGGAGCCATAACTATTTTTGTCATGGTTTCTACCAGTATCTTTATCGGACTTCAGGCTATAATCGACAATGTATCTTTCCTAAAAGCAATTGACTTTCCTATGGCTGTCGTTAATCTGACAATCATTCAATTGCTAAATTATTGTGTCAGTTTATATGCTTCAGCTATTTCAGTCTTAATTTTACTAAGTCACACGCACACACATTATTTCTACCCTAGAAAAAATCATCGTAGTCACAAATGGTTCTGGGGAATTTTAGGTACTGCTGTCATTGTTTCCTTTGTTGGTTACGATACGCTTTACTTCAACGACTTGCTCTTGACACCGCCTGTCACTATTTCCCATCGTGGTGTTGATGATGGAAATGGCGTTCAAAACACTATCCAATCACTAGAAGCAACGGCCAAGGAAAAGCCGGACTATATTGAAATGGATGTCCAAGAGACAAAGGACCATCAATTTGTTGTTTTCCACGATAACACTCTAAAAGGACTGGCTGGAATCAATAAACGGCCTAGTCAGATGACTCTAAATGAGCTAAAACAAACTCAGATTCATGAGAATGGTAAAACAACTTATATTGCCAGCTTTGATGATTATCTCGCTACTGCTACTCGTTTGAATCAAAAGCTTTTAGTCGAGTTAAAATCCGTCCCTGGTAATAAAAAAGATTTTGTAAAACTCTTTGCTAAAAAGTATCAAAAACAACTGTTGAAGAATAAAGATATGGTTCATTCATTAAGCTACAGTTATATCGAAGAAACCAAAAACTTAATGCCAAAAATCACGACAAGTTATATTTTACCGTTCAATCTCTTCGGGGTTCCATTCACCAACGCTAATGCCTTTACCATGGAATACACGACTTTGAATCAGTCGTTCATCGAAAATGCCCACTTGCAACAAAAGAAAGTCTTTGCATGGACGGCTAACGATGAGGAATCAATGGATCGGATGATTTTCATAGGTGCGGACGGCGTTATAACAGACAATTTGAGTGAATTACAAACGGAAAATGATAATTTATTCAATAACACCAGTTATACTAAACGAATCACCGCATATATCTCACAGATGCAAGATCCATTTGAATAA
- a CDS encoding sugar kinase, whose protein sequence is MNILAFGEVMMRLTVEEKMMLEQNDHLMMSTVGTGVNLLSSLSHFGYDTTLLTVLPDNPLGKKAAADVRKLGISDKNIIYKGKSLGSFFVELGQGARPQRVTYQDRLSSSFCQMPADDYDFERALVGVDIVHICGIALSLNRQTRTAALKLAQVAHERHKTVCFDFNYRMSLNEDNNHETMKKRYQKILPFVDVAFGSQRDLTDLLDYQVKDETELYQKFCRDYQINFFAGSQRSFQDGKKYFAGFLFHHDKIYRSAAKELTILDRIGSGDAFASGVLTGLIEKWAFEDILEFAIANSILAQAAMNDAPIFSKADVFNYVDTEGRNDLIR, encoded by the coding sequence ATGAATATATTAGCTTTTGGCGAAGTTATGATGCGTTTGACCGTCGAAGAAAAGATGATGCTTGAACAAAATGACCATCTGATGATGTCAACTGTTGGAACAGGCGTCAATTTATTGAGTAGTTTGTCCCATTTCGGATATGACACGACCTTATTGACGGTTTTGCCCGATAATCCATTAGGGAAAAAAGCCGCTGCTGATGTACGGAAATTGGGTATTTCTGACAAAAATATTATTTATAAAGGGAAGAGCTTGGGCAGTTTCTTTGTCGAATTGGGGCAAGGTGCCAGACCACAGCGTGTGACCTATCAAGATCGTTTATCTAGTTCCTTTTGTCAGATGCCTGCCGATGATTATGATTTTGAACGAGCTTTAGTTGGAGTCGATATCGTTCATATTTGTGGAATTGCTCTGAGTTTGAATCGTCAAACAAGAACAGCCGCTTTAAAACTGGCCCAAGTTGCCCATGAGCGTCATAAAACGGTCTGCTTTGATTTCAATTATCGAATGAGTCTCAATGAAGATAATAATCATGAAACGATGAAGAAACGTTATCAAAAAATCTTACCTTTCGTTGATGTAGCTTTTGGAAGTCAACGCGATTTAACTGATTTACTTGATTATCAAGTTAAAGATGAAACTGAATTGTATCAAAAATTCTGTCGGGATTATCAAATTAATTTCTTCGCAGGGAGTCAACGTAGCTTTCAAGATGGTAAGAAATACTTTGCTGGTTTCTTATTTCATCATGATAAAATTTACCGATCAGCTGCTAAAGAATTAACTATTCTTGATCGAATCGGTAGTGGAGATGCCTTTGCCAGTGGTGTTTTAACAGGATTGATTGAAAAATGGGCTTTTGAAGATATTCTGGAGTTTGCGATTGCTAATTCGATTTTGGCACAGGCTGCAATGAACGATGCTCCTATTTTTAGTAAAGCTGACGTTTTCAATTATGTTGATACAGAGGGGCGCAATGATTTAATTAGGTAG
- the dagF gene encoding 2-dehydro-3-deoxy-phosphogluconate aldolase, with protein sequence MNLLPNYLPNGICLNVLANSVQNAIDCYDAAEGHVVLGVLTKNYPSDEAAIEDMRKYQAEIDNAVSVGLGAGDPNQSSMVVRVSKAIQPQHVNQVFTGVGASREALGQSKTIINGLVSPTGRVGFVNLATGPLSSQTPATEVAIETAIALLKDMGGSSIKFFPMKGLAHIDEYKEVARACAANDFDLEPTGGIDLENFEEIVQIAVDAGVKRIIPHVYSSIIDKATGDTRPEDVAKLYEIIKKF encoded by the coding sequence ATGAATTTACTACCCAACTATTTACCAAATGGAATTTGCTTGAATGTTTTGGCAAATTCAGTTCAAAACGCTATCGATTGTTACGATGCGGCTGAAGGTCACGTGGTACTAGGCGTGTTAACTAAAAATTATCCAAGTGATGAAGCGGCTATTGAAGATATGAGAAAATATCAAGCTGAAATTGATAATGCTGTTTCAGTCGGCTTGGGTGCAGGTGATCCTAATCAAAGTAGTATGGTAGTTCGCGTTTCCAAAGCGATTCAACCACAACATGTTAATCAAGTTTTCACAGGCGTTGGTGCTTCAAGAGAAGCCTTGGGCCAATCAAAAACGATCATCAATGGCCTTGTTTCACCAACTGGCCGTGTCGGTTTTGTTAACTTAGCAACTGGACCATTGAGTAGTCAAACACCCGCAACAGAAGTAGCAATCGAAACGGCTATTGCTTTATTGAAAGATATGGGTGGTTCTTCAATCAAGTTTTTCCCAATGAAGGGTCTAGCACATATTGATGAATATAAAGAAGTTGCCCGTGCTTGTGCAGCCAATGATTTCGACCTTGAGCCAACCGGTGGCATTGACTTAGAAAACTTTGAAGAAATCGTTCAAATTGCCGTTGATGCCGGTGTTAAACGAATTATTCCGCACGTTTACAGTTCAATTATTGATAAGGCGACTGGCGATACTAGACCAGAAGATGTCGCTAAACTATATGAGATCATCAAGAAATTTTAG